TTCTCGTTATTCTGATTTGTACTCTTGTCAAACACGGCATCACTCCTTTGTATGAATTTAAAAAGTACACACATGATCATCATGTACTGATGCATCACCTCTCCCGTTTAATACCGGGTATTTCGGGGTGATACGTCCTCACTATCAGCAAGACAGCAGACGCTTCGTTTTACAACCGGTCTTTGAAAGATTTGTTTTCTCATCCGTCGGCGGTTCGTTTCCCTCTCCGCGATACAATACCCATGTCGCGGCGGATTGATGGACGGCAAAAGGGTTTTATCTGTCATACGACGACATTATATCGAGTTCTTTTCTGTATTTCGCAACGGTTCGCCTTGCCAGTTTAATACCGCGTTCTTCCAGCATGTCTGCTATCTTCTTGTCTGATAAATGTTTCTCCGCTCCCTCCTTCTCTATAATTTCTTTTATAATGATTTTGACACTTTGTTTCGCCACCTGATTGTGATTGAGACCGTTGCCGGGAACGGAACTCGAAAAAAAGAATTTCAGCTCGAAGATACCCCATTCTGTTTGAATATACTTGCCGTTGGAAATCCGCGAAATGGTCGAATCATGAACACCCACTTCTTCCGCGATATCCCTGAGGGTAAGCGGAACAAGATATTTCGGCCCTTTTCTGAAGAAATCCCGCTGAAATTCCACGATAGCCCTGCACACCCGCACAAGCGTCTCATTGCGGCGTTTGATACTTTGAATAAACCATTTTGCGTTTTTTATACTGCTGTTGACAAAATTATTCAAATCTTTTTCATTTTTATGGCGTTCATCGCCCATAATATCGGTAAAAAAGGGGTTGATGCCGAGAACGGGTATTTCCTCGTCATTAAGGATGAGGACAAACTCACCGTCTTTCAATCTCACCATGACGTCCGGAATCACATAGGTGGGCGGATCTGTGGCGTAGTTTCTGCCCGGAAGGGGTTCGAGTTCGCTCAGAAAATCGACAATGGCAAGCACCTCTTTTTCCGATATCTTCATTTTTGAAGCGATTATCTTGTATTTCCCTTTTTCCAGAAGATCCATATAGTTTTCAACGACAGAGAGTG
The sequence above is drawn from the Spirochaetales bacterium genome and encodes:
- the rpoN gene encoding RNA polymerase factor sigma-54; protein product: MNLQSKAVMRQEQKLKMTPQLYQAIKLMSLPLLDLRTTIQEEIEKNPALEIIEDKTVVSINDITKKNNEEYSLFEDTSDPGYPRYNKPDGNEDTKRKFIEGTLSRPESLQDHLLWQLRLQPIPKSWAQLGEMLISNLDENGFHIESPEKLIREGEVKLLEQVIKIIQTFDPIGVCTGDYKEALLVQIRYHSEAPPNALSVVENYMDLLEKGKYKIIASKMKISEKEVLAIVDFLSELEPLPGRNYATDPPTYVIPDVMVRLKDGEFVLILNDEEIPVLGINPFFTDIMGDERHKNEKDLNNFVNSSIKNAKWFIQSIKRRNETLVRVCRAIVEFQRDFFRKGPKYLVPLTLRDIAEEVGVHDSTISRISNGKYIQTEWGIFELKFFFSSSVPGNGLNHNQVAKQSVKIIIKEIIEKEGAEKHLSDKKIADMLEERGIKLARRTVAKYRKELDIMSSYDR